The following are from one region of the Stigmatella ashevillena genome:
- a CDS encoding arginine repressor, with product MDLDEAILRLLEANEITDQAVLQQMLESEGQAPSQSTLSRHLKRLSVQKVNGRYQRVERAPAPPLRATVMEAPPNMLVLKTAPGYAQIVGVMVDRAVGMEGVAGTIAGDDTVFIAVKHPSRLGEVREQLEQSLRLLP from the coding sequence ATGGATCTGGACGAAGCGATCCTCCGGTTGCTGGAGGCGAACGAAATCACGGATCAGGCGGTGCTCCAGCAGATGCTGGAGAGTGAGGGGCAGGCGCCGAGCCAGTCCACGCTCTCTCGGCACCTCAAGCGCCTGTCGGTCCAGAAGGTGAATGGGCGTTATCAGCGCGTCGAGCGGGCTCCAGCGCCTCCGTTGAGGGCGACCGTGATGGAGGCGCCACCCAACATGCTCGTGCTCAAGACGGCGCCGGGCTACGCGCAGATCGTCGGGGTGATGGTGGACCGCGCGGTGGGCATGGAGGGGGTGGCGGGCACCATTGCAGGGGACGACACGGTGTTCATCGCGGTGAAGCACCCCTCCCGGCTGGGAGAGGTGCGAGAGCAACTCGAGCAGTCCCTGCGGTTGCTCCCCTGA
- a CDS encoding N-acetylornithine carbamoyltransferase, with translation MKHLTHIRDLGPEGVETILAQAAAWKGKAPAPLFLGRILGMVFFNPSLRTRASFESVMLRGSGNAIVMDVGSGVWKLEDRPGAVMNEDRAEHIKEAAPVLSRFVDMLGVRTFSAGGDDEQDEVDPVISAFRRHVTVPLVSMESAREHPCQGLADMLTLRENFGSTKKLPVTLTWAPHIKPLPKAVPNSFLLTAAAAGCEVRVAHPPGFELHPQVRAEAEAYAKATGGSITYTHDQAEALAGSRAVYAKSWGPATRSAHTAGDVSALLASHADWMTTRKTLSRAAADALFLHCLPVRRNVEVADDVLDHPTSRVIDGAENRFHVQRSILSWLLSA, from the coding sequence ATGAAGCACCTGACCCATATCCGGGACCTCGGTCCTGAAGGCGTCGAGACGATCCTCGCGCAGGCCGCCGCCTGGAAGGGCAAGGCTCCGGCCCCCCTGTTCCTCGGCCGCATTCTGGGCATGGTGTTCTTCAACCCCTCGCTGCGCACGCGTGCCTCGTTCGAGTCGGTGATGCTGCGCGGAAGCGGCAACGCCATCGTCATGGATGTGGGCAGCGGTGTGTGGAAGCTGGAAGACCGGCCCGGTGCGGTGATGAATGAGGACCGGGCCGAGCACATCAAGGAGGCGGCGCCCGTCCTGTCGCGCTTCGTGGACATGCTCGGGGTGCGCACCTTCTCCGCCGGAGGGGACGACGAGCAGGACGAGGTGGATCCCGTCATCTCCGCCTTCCGGCGCCACGTCACCGTGCCCCTGGTCAGCATGGAGTCCGCGCGCGAGCACCCCTGCCAGGGGCTCGCGGACATGCTCACGCTGCGGGAGAACTTCGGCTCCACGAAGAAACTGCCGGTGACGCTCACCTGGGCGCCGCACATCAAGCCGCTCCCCAAGGCGGTGCCCAACTCCTTCCTGCTCACCGCCGCGGCGGCGGGCTGCGAGGTGCGGGTGGCCCACCCTCCCGGCTTCGAGCTGCACCCCCAGGTCCGCGCCGAGGCCGAGGCCTACGCGAAGGCCACCGGCGGCAGCATCACCTACACCCATGATCAGGCCGAGGCCCTGGCGGGCAGCCGCGCTGTCTACGCCAAGTCCTGGGGGCCCGCCACGCGCTCGGCGCACACGGCCGGGGATGTCTCCGCGCTGCTGGCTTCCCACGCGGACTGGATGACCACGCGGAAGACCTTGTCGCGCGCCGCCGCGGACGCGCTCTTCCTGCACTGCCTGCCCGTGCGCCGCAACGTCGAGGTCGCCGACGATGTGCTGGACCACCCGACCAGCCGCGTCATCGACGGGGCGGAGAACCGCTTCCACGTCCAGCGCTCCATCCTCTCCTGGCTGCTGTCGGCCTGA
- a CDS encoding ADYC domain-containing protein, with product MEAPNLPSENLAGAIFHGTASDGSPVEVAVCDAEPSPQDPSMHWYRIEIWDKQKESWENPCIATQRAPNPKAVAVQGLWNEQGSRHEEPGKFTFACENGAIAKCIHWGYKPWATKDGQPLTEVHQACTRMARADYCGDGRSHTRKDNVIDMYDTLGIQARTTQTSASWAPEKASFEAAWTPEGASCLARTRDGQEAQTILKECPKRFEAGAKDLGEGDRCSVRLKGTRAEKTLLRNHAYGQTPRGTITVNMKHGQ from the coding sequence TTGGAGGCTCCAAACCTTCCCTCCGAGAACCTCGCAGGCGCCATCTTTCACGGAACGGCCAGCGATGGCAGCCCAGTGGAGGTCGCGGTCTGTGACGCCGAGCCTTCTCCTCAGGATCCGTCGATGCACTGGTACCGCATCGAGATCTGGGACAAGCAGAAAGAGTCCTGGGAGAACCCTTGCATCGCGACCCAGCGGGCGCCCAATCCCAAGGCGGTTGCCGTGCAGGGCCTGTGGAATGAGCAGGGCTCGCGCCACGAGGAGCCAGGAAAATTCACCTTTGCCTGCGAGAACGGCGCCATCGCCAAGTGCATTCACTGGGGCTACAAGCCCTGGGCCACGAAGGATGGACAGCCGCTGACGGAGGTGCACCAAGCCTGTACGCGAATGGCCCGGGCCGACTATTGCGGCGACGGGCGGAGCCATACCCGCAAGGACAATGTCATCGACATGTATGACACCTTAGGCATCCAGGCCCGGACGACCCAGACCTCCGCGAGTTGGGCACCCGAAAAAGCTTCATTCGAGGCAGCTTGGACTCCCGAGGGCGCTTCGTGCCTGGCACGCACCCGGGACGGGCAAGAAGCCCAGACGATCTTGAAGGAGTGCCCCAAGCGCTTTGAAGCGGGAGCGAAGGATCTCGGCGAGGGGGACCGCTGCAGCGTTCGCCTCAAAGGCACCCGCGCCGAGAAGACCCTGCTGAGAAACCACGCCTATGGGCAGACTCCCCGGGGCACCATCACCGTGAACATGAAACACGGCCAATAA
- a CDS encoding amino acid kinase family protein has translation MPFSPNPYAALRSAALYVRQFRRKTFVVLLDGTVIGDPKLRRAACEQIGLLWAFSIQPVVVHSASPELDTPFDTGSPITGRLRTDLLTDLQAAGVPCVGLSGVDAGLLKARPMKAGTSGDIESVDTRLLQHLRSGEYVPVVAPLAGDPTGAVHNASADTVAALLAVALGAEKLFFLLTTPGLLRDASNPNSIIPLASLQELAELEKEGQLSGNLKPKAHAIRHALEGGVGSVHLVSGTLPDALLEEVFTNEGSGTMVVREPPARGAGGST, from the coding sequence ATGCCCTTCTCTCCCAATCCCTACGCCGCGCTGCGCTCCGCAGCCCTCTACGTCCGGCAGTTCCGCCGGAAGACGTTCGTGGTGCTGCTCGACGGCACCGTCATCGGCGATCCGAAGCTGCGGCGCGCGGCCTGCGAGCAGATCGGCCTGCTGTGGGCCTTCTCCATCCAGCCCGTGGTGGTGCACAGCGCCAGCCCGGAGCTGGACACGCCCTTCGACACCGGCTCGCCCATCACCGGCCGGCTGCGCACGGACCTGCTGACGGATCTCCAGGCCGCGGGCGTGCCGTGCGTGGGCCTGAGCGGCGTGGACGCGGGGCTGCTGAAGGCCCGGCCGATGAAGGCGGGCACCTCCGGTGACATCGAGTCCGTGGACACCCGGCTCTTGCAGCACCTGCGCTCGGGAGAATACGTCCCCGTGGTGGCGCCCCTCGCGGGCGACCCGACGGGGGCCGTGCACAATGCCAGCGCGGACACGGTGGCGGCCCTGCTCGCGGTGGCCCTCGGCGCCGAAAAGCTCTTCTTCCTGCTCACCACGCCGGGGCTGCTGCGCGACGCGTCCAACCCCAACTCGATCATTCCCCTGGCCTCGTTGCAGGAGTTGGCCGAACTGGAGAAGGAGGGCCAGCTGTCCGGGAACCTCAAGCCCAAGGCCCACGCCATCCGTCACGCCCTGGAAGGCGGCGTCGGCAGCGTGCACCTGGTGAGCGGCACCTTGCCGGATGCGCTCCTGGAGGAGGTCTTCACCAACGAGGGCAGTGGCACCATGGTCGTCCGCGAGCCTCCCGCGCGAGGCGCTGGGGGCTCCACGTGA
- a CDS encoding bifunctional serine/threonine-protein kinase/formylglycine-generating enzyme family protein: MRLLGRGAMGIVYLAHDTSLDREVAVKFIASHQPNARALAHFQIEVRAIARVQHPNVVTAFRVGTVAGRPYLVSEYLAGQSLADMPLPMPWRRARAMGLGMARGLAAAHRQGVLHRDLKPANVLLSSGGEVKLLDFGLAELVDGDTGDGAPGARSTAGTPRYMAPELFRGQLATPQSDLYSLGLVLYELCTGTLPPHRHALRLIKKGQPEPLPPEEPVKSSPPLLTEQVPGIDLDFASLIERCLRSDPAERFASAEALRLELERLGQPFDTESIPEASPYQGLASFEAEHRALFFGRDADIRAVLDRLRRQPLVLIAGDSGVGKSSLCRAGILPRVAQGALDDYRDFRPLTLTPGRLPLTVLAATLAPVLQRTETELLERLTGEPGWLGATLRATYQEGRGLLVFVDQLEELVTQSEPAQALRFAELLNELTLPAPGVRVLLTVRGDFLTRIGALPGLDAAIERSLYLLQHLKPEGIREAIVGPARSQGVSFESETLLQTLIDQTSQGAGSLPLLQFTLTELWERRDTSRACITQASLEAMGGVVGALSRHADQVLARLKRIEQQAARRLLGRLITPEGTRAEQSEEELTEDSPEARTALQVLIEGRLLHARTTEGDTHYEIAHEALISNWSTLRRWLNEDAAQRMLRQRLEVASAEWERAHRARDLLWRASQLKEAHAMDIHRLRDREKNFLHASRQAALRHRRLLVLATILLVLAAAGLYAGPRLIEHQDRQRAVQALLENASTALQEGKVSAQQALTRREEAIALFDGQSPCPDTQPCPLGTLLPTDRKNLAETGWEHARNAFKQANLRFAASEQKIEDALELSTQHLAARKLLVETTYERLKLAERFYVRDERARLTEKFKKLTSGDLLLRKPLESPATLELQTTPPGATVELAFVGETSEEPRPVSAKPSDYRTLGTTPLSPLALPPGSYHLRITAEGRETVYLPLWLERNEHERLQLTLPTVVPKGYAYIPPGCFFMGSADIEALRSFVESAPIYRKCLTDGFFIGKHEVTFRDWLEYLEAKGPKAPERRILEKPLFNESSALSLRKLRNGRWEFSFYRKDGEVLTALNEDMFRYSTRKKNESQDWRQFPLAGVSANDIQGYLDWLDRSGRLKGARLCNELEWVRAARGADDRRFPHGNEFASADANIDKTYGRQVGSYGPDAVGLHPNSASFWGLHDMAGNVFEIVRSMDSQSTDLLLKGSAWYYPEAGALVAARQPIPPNQGDTRIGVRVCASLLAP, from the coding sequence TTGCGGCTGCTCGGCCGCGGGGCCATGGGCATCGTCTACCTCGCGCACGACACCTCCCTGGACAGAGAGGTCGCGGTCAAGTTCATCGCCTCGCACCAACCCAACGCACGGGCCTTGGCGCACTTCCAGATCGAGGTGCGTGCCATCGCGCGGGTGCAACACCCAAACGTTGTCACTGCCTTCCGGGTGGGAACGGTAGCGGGCCGCCCCTACCTCGTCTCCGAATACCTGGCCGGACAGAGCCTGGCGGACATGCCGTTGCCGATGCCCTGGCGGCGCGCACGGGCCATGGGCCTTGGAATGGCCCGCGGCCTCGCGGCGGCCCACCGCCAGGGCGTGCTCCACCGCGATCTCAAACCGGCCAATGTGCTTCTCTCGTCCGGCGGAGAGGTGAAACTGCTCGACTTTGGTCTGGCCGAGCTCGTCGATGGGGACACGGGTGACGGCGCACCCGGAGCGCGCTCCACGGCCGGCACACCGAGATACATGGCGCCCGAGCTCTTTCGGGGCCAACTGGCAACCCCCCAGAGCGATCTCTACTCTTTGGGCCTCGTCCTTTACGAACTCTGCACAGGAACGCTCCCGCCCCATCGCCATGCACTGCGCCTGATCAAGAAGGGGCAGCCCGAGCCCCTGCCCCCGGAAGAGCCTGTCAAGAGCAGCCCTCCTCTCCTGACAGAGCAGGTACCGGGCATTGACCTCGATTTTGCCTCGCTGATCGAACGCTGTCTTCGCTCCGACCCTGCGGAACGTTTCGCCTCCGCGGAAGCACTTCGCCTCGAATTGGAGCGTCTCGGACAGCCCTTTGACACGGAGAGCATTCCTGAAGCCAGCCCCTACCAGGGACTGGCTTCCTTTGAAGCCGAGCACCGCGCGCTCTTCTTTGGCCGCGACGCCGATATCCGCGCCGTGCTCGACCGCCTGCGACGGCAACCCCTGGTTCTCATCGCGGGGGACTCGGGCGTTGGCAAGTCTTCCCTGTGCCGGGCAGGCATTCTTCCCCGCGTCGCCCAAGGCGCATTGGATGACTACCGCGACTTTCGTCCCCTGACCTTGACGCCGGGGCGCCTGCCTCTCACGGTCCTCGCCGCCACGCTGGCGCCGGTCCTCCAGCGGACCGAAACCGAACTCTTGGAGCGGCTCACTGGAGAACCGGGGTGGCTGGGCGCCACCCTCCGCGCCACGTACCAAGAAGGACGTGGCTTGCTCGTGTTCGTCGATCAACTCGAAGAACTCGTCACCCAGAGCGAACCGGCCCAGGCCCTCCGTTTTGCGGAGCTTCTCAACGAACTGACCCTGCCAGCGCCGGGCGTGCGCGTGCTGCTCACGGTTCGCGGCGACTTTCTCACTCGGATTGGGGCACTGCCCGGCCTGGACGCGGCCATCGAACGCTCGCTGTACCTGCTGCAACACCTCAAGCCCGAGGGAATCCGCGAAGCCATTGTCGGCCCTGCTCGGAGCCAGGGCGTGAGCTTCGAATCAGAGACGCTTCTCCAGACCCTCATCGACCAGACGTCCCAGGGAGCAGGCAGCTTACCCCTTCTCCAGTTCACGCTGACCGAACTGTGGGAGCGCCGCGACACCTCCCGGGCGTGCATTACCCAAGCTTCGCTGGAAGCCATGGGGGGCGTGGTGGGGGCGCTTTCCCGGCATGCAGATCAGGTGCTGGCCCGGCTCAAACGCATTGAACAGCAAGCGGCCCGCCGTCTTCTGGGACGTCTCATCACGCCGGAAGGCACACGCGCCGAACAAAGCGAAGAAGAACTCACGGAAGATTCCCCGGAGGCGCGCACCGCGCTCCAGGTGCTCATCGAGGGCCGTCTGCTTCATGCACGCACCACGGAGGGGGACACTCACTACGAAATCGCGCACGAGGCGCTGATCTCCAACTGGAGCACTTTGCGACGCTGGCTCAACGAGGACGCAGCCCAGCGGATGCTCAGGCAGCGTCTCGAAGTAGCCAGTGCCGAATGGGAGCGTGCCCACCGCGCCCGGGATCTCCTGTGGCGTGCAAGCCAACTCAAGGAAGCCCATGCCATGGACATTCACCGATTGAGAGACCGTGAAAAGAACTTCCTCCATGCTTCGAGGCAGGCGGCGCTCCGCCACCGCAGACTCCTCGTGCTTGCCACGATCCTGTTGGTGCTCGCGGCAGCGGGACTCTACGCAGGGCCACGTCTGATAGAGCACCAAGACAGGCAACGAGCCGTTCAGGCCTTGCTGGAAAATGCCTCGACAGCGCTCCAGGAGGGAAAGGTTTCCGCTCAGCAGGCCCTCACCCGCCGGGAAGAGGCCATCGCGCTGTTCGATGGCCAATCTCCCTGTCCCGATACACAGCCATGTCCCCTCGGGACCCTTCTCCCCACGGACCGGAAAAACCTAGCAGAAACCGGATGGGAACACGCACGCAATGCGTTCAAACAGGCCAATCTCCGCTTCGCGGCTTCGGAGCAAAAGATTGAAGACGCTCTTGAACTCTCCACTCAGCATCTCGCTGCGCGCAAGCTTCTCGTTGAGACCACTTATGAGCGCCTCAAACTCGCCGAGCGCTTCTATGTCCGGGATGAGCGCGCCCGGCTCACCGAGAAATTCAAAAAACTGACCTCTGGCGATCTTCTCTTGCGAAAACCGCTTGAATCTCCCGCCACACTGGAGCTTCAGACAACGCCGCCGGGGGCTACCGTTGAGCTTGCCTTCGTCGGCGAGACTTCAGAAGAGCCTCGGCCTGTCTCTGCCAAACCCAGCGACTATCGCACCCTCGGCACAACCCCTCTTTCGCCGTTGGCCCTGCCGCCGGGCTCTTATCATCTCCGCATCACGGCAGAAGGCAGAGAAACGGTCTATCTGCCCCTGTGGCTCGAACGGAACGAGCACGAGCGGCTCCAACTGACGCTTCCAACCGTTGTTCCAAAGGGCTACGCCTACATTCCTCCCGGCTGCTTTTTCATGGGAAGTGCTGACATTGAAGCCCTGCGCTCGTTCGTCGAGAGCGCTCCCATCTACCGAAAGTGCCTTACCGATGGATTCTTCATTGGAAAGCACGAGGTGACCTTCCGCGATTGGCTGGAATATCTGGAGGCAAAGGGCCCAAAGGCTCCAGAACGCCGCATCCTTGAGAAGCCTCTCTTCAATGAGAGCAGTGCCCTGTCCTTACGGAAACTGCGCAATGGCCGATGGGAGTTCTCTTTCTATCGGAAAGACGGTGAAGTCCTGACTGCTCTGAACGAGGACATGTTCCGGTACTCAACCCGTAAAAAGAATGAAAGCCAGGATTGGCGTCAATTTCCCCTGGCAGGCGTCTCTGCAAATGACATCCAGGGTTATCTCGATTGGCTCGACCGCTCGGGCAGGCTGAAAGGTGCGCGGCTGTGCAATGAGCTGGAATGGGTTCGCGCAGCCCGTGGAGCCGATGATCGGCGATTCCCACACGGAAACGAGTTCGCATCCGCTGACGCCAACATTGATAAAACTTACGGCCGCCAAGTGGGTTCTTACGGACCTGACGCGGTCGGGTTACACCCCAACTCTGCCAGCTTTTGGGGTCTTCACGACATGGCAGGCAATGTTTTCGAAATCGTTCGTTCCATGGATTCTCAGAGCACCGACCTCCTGCTGAAAGGTAGCGCCTGGTACTACCCGGAGGCCGGTGCATTGGTCGCGGCACGCCAGCCCATCCCGCCCAATCAAGGGGACACACGGATCGGCGTGAGGGTGTGTGCTTCCCTGCTTGCTCCTTGA